Sequence from the Catenuloplanes indicus genome:
GACGCGGCCCGCGCCCGGCAGCGCGCGTTCGTCGCGGACGCGGCACACGAGCTGCGCAGCCCGCTGGCCAGCATGCGGGTGCAGCTGGAGGTCGCCCAGCGGCTGCCCGGCGACACCGACTGGCCCGCGTTCGTGGACGACCTGATGCTGGACGCGGACCGGCTCTCCCGGCTCGTCGACGACCTGCTGCTGCTGGCCCGCGCGGACGACTCGGCCGAGGCCGCGCGCCGCACCGCACCGGTCGAACTCGCCGAGCTGCTCACCGACCTGGCCGCGCGCTACCCCGCGGTCGTGTTCACGCCACCGGCCGAGCAGTACTGGACCGACGGCGACGCGGACGCGCTGCGCCGCGCGGTGTCGAACCTGCTGGACAACGCGGGCCGGCACGCGCGGTCGGCGGTCACGCTGACCGTCGGCACGGACCGCGACCGGCACCTGATCGCGGTCACCGACGACGGCCCCGGCATCCCGGCCGCGGACCGGGAACGCGTCTTCGACCGGTTCACCCGGCTCGACGACGCGCGCGCCCGCGACGCCGGTGGCTCCGGCCTCGGGCTGGCCATCGTCCGCGAGGTGGTCCGGCTGCACCACGGCACGATCACGCTCGCCGACGCCACCCCGGCGGGCCTGCGCGCCGAGATCCGCCTCCCGGTCCTGCCCGAATGATCAGCGGGTGGTGCACACCTCCGGCGCCTTCTCGATCTGGCTGGTCGAATAGACGATCGCGACCGTGAAGCAGTAGTCAGCGTCCGGGTTCAGGTTGTAGACCGGGTACTGCTCGCTGCCGGCCGGCAACTCCTCGATCGCCACCGAGTTGCCGCGCCGGCCGCCGGTCAGCACCACCGGGCCCTCCGCGTTCTCCGGGTACGTCCAGGTCAGCGTCACCTGAGTGCGCGAGTCCTGGATCCGCACGTCCGACGGCGGGCCACCGCCCGCGCGCGCCGGAGCCTCGGCCGGCGGCGGCGTGGCACCGGCGGACGGAGGGCTGGCGGTCGGTGCCGGCGGCGGCGTCTCCCGGGTGTCGCGCTCGGTCAGCAGGAAACCGCCGATCACCACGACCGTGCCCAGCCCGACCGCGACCAGCGCGGCCACGATCTTGCCGGTCGGGCGCTCCGGGTAGCGCTCCGGCGCGAGCCCGGGCACGCGGCGGGCCGGCACCAGCATGCCCGCCGGATGCCGCTGCGCCGCCGGGCCCGCGGTCAGTGAACGATCGCCCTGGGTACGGCGGTGCGCCTTGATCTGTGGCTGGCCGGGCTGGCCGTAGCCCGGCGCCAGCGGCGAGTACCGGCCGCCGGGCGGAGGCGTGCGGACGCCACGGGCCTGCGAGCGCCACGGCTGGTCGTGCCGCGCCTGACGCTGCGCGTAGCCGCGCGGCGGCTCCTCGGCGGGCGGACCGCTCTCCGCCGGAGCCCGGTTCTCGGCCGGGACCGGATGCCGCGACGGCGCCACCGCGGGCGGCGCGGCCTGAGCCGGATGCCCGGCGAGATCGTCGAACACCGCCGGCGGCAGCGGCGCGGCGGAGCCGTCGTCCGTCCAGTAGCGCTCGTCCGGCGCGGGCCCGCCGGGGTCCCGGCCGTAGCCGGCCGGTGCGGGGCCACGCTGGTCGCCGTAGGGGTCCGGCGTACCGGTGTGGTCGCCGTAGGGGACCGGCGTGGGCGGTGTCGCGTATCGGGCGGGCCGTGCTTGCGGCGGCACATGCGGCTGCTGCCCGGGGGGCTGCTGCGGGGTGGCCGGGGGTGCGGCCGACCAGGCGCCGGAAGCGTCCGGCGGCCGCCAGGCCGGCGGTTCGTCCAGCGGCCAGTCGCCGTATGGTTCCTCCGTCTCGGGCTGCGCGCCGCTCCAGGCGTACGCGGTGCCGGGTGTCGCCGCCGGGCCGGCGTCGGCCGGTGGTGCCGTTCCGGGTCGCACGTCGCTCCACGCGTGGGCGGTGCCGGGTGTCGCCGCCGGGCCGGCGTCGGCCGGTGGTGCCGTTCCGGGCCGCACGTCGCTCCACGCGGGCGTCGCGGTGGTCCCGGCGCCGGCGGACCGGTCCGTTCCCGGCCGTTCCGCTTCCGGCCGGGAACCGCTGCCGCCCTGCCGGGCACGGGTGTCGGAGGAACCCTCGGCCGGATCGGCGTCGCCCGGTCCCGCCGGTGGCGGGACCGGGGCCGGGTGGGCCGAGGCACCGGAGACCCACGGGGTGGACCGCGGGATGCCGGACGCGGGATAGCGCGGGGTGGGGGCGGCCTCCGGCGGAGGCGTTCTGGCCGGCGGCGTCCACGGCGTCGCGCCGCTGTCGCTGCCGCGGGGCCACGGCTCCGACGGACCCCGCTCGGTGGGCGGCTGCCATGCCTCCGGCCGGTCGGCCCGGGCACGCCACGGCGCCGCCTGCTCACCGGTTTCCGGCCGGTGGGCCGGGGGACGCCACGGCGGCGTCTGCTCGTCGGCCACCGGCGCGGCGCCCGCGGCAGCCGCACCGGACTCCGGGACAGCCGGCGGCCGCGGCTCGTCCGGTGCCCAGGCCGACGCGGCGGCTGCCAACGGTGCGTCGGCACCGGAAGCGTCAGCCCCGGCGGGCCGGGGCGCGGAGTAGAAACTGACCGCACGCCACGGCTCGATGTCGTCGCCACCCTGTAGCGGCGGATGCCATGGTCCGACCACCGGCGCGTCATCGCGCTCGGCCAGCCCGCCGAAGCCGGTG
This genomic interval carries:
- a CDS encoding sensor histidine kinase; this translates as MLLGVLGLTVGLAIGGITLIGALGFALNRTADAEAAKTAQAVVALIREDVLPNPVPVAGTDVRVQVVDAQGRVRNSSIGADRLIPMLHGDELARAAGGQRVLIDGVRLGIEGPVLVVPADAGDGLTVLVGKSMGDLYQSAAYVRTALLVAFPLLVAVLAIVGWRVVGATLRPVEALRRGAEEITGGGRAGRLPVPASRDEIHRLAVTLNDMLSRLDAARARQRAFVADAAHELRSPLASMRVQLEVAQRLPGDTDWPAFVDDLMLDADRLSRLVDDLLLLARADDSAEAARRTAPVELAELLTDLAARYPAVVFTPPAEQYWTDGDADALRRAVSNLLDNAGRHARSAVTLTVGTDRDRHLIAVTDDGPGIPAADRERVFDRFTRLDDARARDAGGSGLGLAIVREVVRLHHGTITLADATPAGLRAEIRLPVLPE
- a CDS encoding tetratricopeptide repeat protein, whose amino-acid sequence is MSHGLAALTAHAKDLVGAGDLGAAQMLLSDALAAVDVDPLRASADLADAAGLLARILVALGEPHSARAWATFAHTAQRRLRGPADERTVVAAATLAAVLHRVGANAAAAHLYRDVVARLTLVDGPGSMRVLAAQADLATVEHARGECVTARRLLADAYRRHRETYGEGHPAGIKMLARLGTMERDCGNFGEAHQLFSGARDLCREYLPAGHPMAAQIAALARASADPEHICRNVSPADDDFSADPPLTETPHPFPGTPEAAPASANAGSEPASEPTGPGGTAESAGTADSGDTAGPGGAAGPDSAGRPGSAADARLGTAADGDAEWLDAGGPVADAAPGPQRESPAAGTPWGTAPQRQAEPAPGAGSATPATGAGTPDAHADARIVPVAAGEPATTRAADSGEQPAPSAGPASEDDADHPLPVDGGAATGDAGYSSPPGVSHGASPEPVDTSARTAFAHDDGEPPVHASEQDGFSDIERPESQAWHGSGEDDGTEAWHRPPADLEPASPAQAEPASADPDRTASAPAIHEPVASAPAAHEPAASAPAAHEPAASAPAAPEAVAAASAADEPVTPASETPGLTASEAAALTSAASETVPADPETAAVTAPQPDPAAPPHHPPGHDDHDGGAPPERATGFGGLAERDDAPVVGPWHPPLQGGDDIEPWRAVSFYSAPRPAGADASGADAPLAAAASAWAPDEPRPPAVPESGAAAAGAAPVADEQTPPWRPPAHRPETGEQAAPWRARADRPEAWQPPTERGPSEPWPRGSDSGATPWTPPARTPPPEAAPTPRYPASGIPRSTPWVSGASAHPAPVPPPAGPGDADPAEGSSDTRARQGGSGSRPEAERPGTDRSAGAGTTATPAWSDVRPGTAPPADAGPAATPGTAHAWSDVRPGTAPPADAGPAATPGTAYAWSGAQPETEEPYGDWPLDEPPAWRPPDASGAWSAAPPATPQQPPGQQPHVPPQARPARYATPPTPVPYGDHTGTPDPYGDQRGPAPAGYGRDPGGPAPDERYWTDDGSAAPLPPAVFDDLAGHPAQAAPPAVAPSRHPVPAENRAPAESGPPAEEPPRGYAQRQARHDQPWRSQARGVRTPPPGGRYSPLAPGYGQPGQPQIKAHRRTQGDRSLTAGPAAQRHPAGMLVPARRVPGLAPERYPERPTGKIVAALVAVGLGTVVVIGGFLLTERDTRETPPPAPTASPPSAGATPPPAEAPARAGGGPPSDVRIQDSRTQVTLTWTYPENAEGPVVLTGGRRGNSVAIEELPAGSEQYPVYNLNPDADYCFTVAIVYSTSQIEKAPEVCTTR